A portion of the Juglans microcarpa x Juglans regia isolate MS1-56 chromosome 1D, Jm3101_v1.0, whole genome shotgun sequence genome contains these proteins:
- the LOC121236488 gene encoding uncharacterized protein LOC121236488 isoform X2 gives MMEGIKGLGGGGGGRVGVGEEDMGDGMQCSDHPYRNNPGGICAFCLQEKLGKLVSSAFPLPIRGSSSSSPSPSFRSDRNGGVGSSSSLSLSIRPTSTKVINDGGTKDSHYHEYYTRRARIPFLLAKKKKKKVTTIASSDRASDIVFKRSKSTATPRRNRFLDADDGEDFSPRKKRGFWSFLYFSSSSSASSSSSKPSASKSVDKNFRDNPKITTLTAAAATTNVSVGKQKEKCLGSSLGKKTDIVEDDDSPNSQATASASSFERKVSRSRSVGCGSRSFSGDFFERISTGFGDCTLRRVESQREGKPKVSTSAVHRGGAGGEHHHCMKERVKCGGLFAEEMNGKQPGGPLVHGRSKSWGWAFASPMRAFGKPSSKDGKRDIIREASDKNTTPNLAAIPSLLAVRG, from the exons ATGATGGAAGGAATCAAAGGACTAGGGggtggtggaggaggaagagtTGGTGTTGGTGAGGAAGATATGGGGGATGGTATGCAATGCAGTGACCATCCCTACAGAAACAACCCAGGTGGGATCTGTGCTTTCTGCCTCCAAGAGAAGCTTGGCAAGCTGGTCTCTTCCGCTTTCCCTCTCCCTATTCGTGGCTCTTCCTCTTCTTCGCCCTCTCCTTCTTTTAGATCTGATCGGAATGGCGGTGTtggttcttcttcctctctttcaCTCTCAATCAGACCCACATCGACAAAAGTTATCAACGATGGTGGAACCAAAGATAGTCATTATCATGAGTATTATACGAGGCGGGCCCGGATCCCTTTTCTTTTGgctaagaagaagaagaagaaagttacTACCATAGCATCATCGGATCGTGCATCAGACATCGTTTTCAAGCGAAGCAAGTCCACCGCAACCCCTAGGAGAAACCGGTTCTTGGATGCTGATGATGGTGAAGACTTTAGCCCAAGAAAAAAACGAGGCTTTTGGTCCTTTCTttacttctcttcttcttcttctgcatcctcttcttcttcaaagcCCAGTGCTTCCAAGAGCGTGGACAAGAACTTCAGAGACAACCCCAAGATCACAACTttaacagcagcagcagcaacaacaaatGTTTCAGTGGGGAAGCAGAAGGAGAAGTGTCTGGGGTCCTCTCTGGGCAAGAAAACTGACATTGTGGAAGATGATGACAGTCCCAATAGTCAAGCCACCGCTTCAGCCTCGTCCTTTGAGCGTAAGGTTTCAAGATCCAGATCTGTTGGGTGTGGAAGCAGGAGCTTCTCCGGTGACTTCTTTGAGAGAATCTCCACTGGGTTTGGGGACTGCACTCTAAGGAGAGTGGAGTCCCAGCGGGAAGGCAAGCCCAAGGTCTCCACCTCGGCCGTGCACCGCGGCGGAGCTGGCGGCGAGCACCATCACTGCATGAAAGAGAGGGTCAAGTGCGGCGGCCTATTTG CTGAGGAAATGAACGGGAAGCAGCCTGGAGGGCCACTTGTGCATGGTCGGAGTAAGAGCTGGGGTTGGGCCTTTGCTAGTCCAATGAGAGCTTTCGGCAAGCCTTCCTCTAAAGATGGGAAGAGAGATATCATCAGAGAAGCTTCAGATAAGAATACTACCCCCAACTTGGCCGCCATTCCTTCCTTGCTGGCCGTGAGAGGCTAG
- the LOC121236488 gene encoding uncharacterized protein LOC121236488 isoform X1, giving the protein MMEGIKGLGGGGGGRVGVGEEDMGDGMQCSDHPYRNNPGGICAFCLQEKLGKLVSSAFPLPIRGSSSSSPSPSFRSDRNGGVGSSSSLSLSIRPTSTKVINDGGTKDSHYHEYYTRRARIPFLLAKKKKKKVTTIASSDRASDIVFKRSKSTATPRRNRFLDADDGEDFSPRKKRGFWSFLYFSSSSSASSSSSKPSASKSVDKNFRDNPKITTLTAAAATTNVSVGKQKEKCLGSSLGKKTDIVEDDDSPNSQATASASSFERKVSRSRSVGCGSRSFSGDFFERISTGFGDCTLRRVESQREGKPKVSTSAVHRGGAGGEHHHCMKERVKCGGLFGGFMITSSSSSSSSSSYWVSSSAEEMNGKQPGGPLVHGRSKSWGWAFASPMRAFGKPSSKDGKRDIIREASDKNTTPNLAAIPSLLAVRG; this is encoded by the coding sequence ATGATGGAAGGAATCAAAGGACTAGGGggtggtggaggaggaagagtTGGTGTTGGTGAGGAAGATATGGGGGATGGTATGCAATGCAGTGACCATCCCTACAGAAACAACCCAGGTGGGATCTGTGCTTTCTGCCTCCAAGAGAAGCTTGGCAAGCTGGTCTCTTCCGCTTTCCCTCTCCCTATTCGTGGCTCTTCCTCTTCTTCGCCCTCTCCTTCTTTTAGATCTGATCGGAATGGCGGTGTtggttcttcttcctctctttcaCTCTCAATCAGACCCACATCGACAAAAGTTATCAACGATGGTGGAACCAAAGATAGTCATTATCATGAGTATTATACGAGGCGGGCCCGGATCCCTTTTCTTTTGgctaagaagaagaagaagaaagttacTACCATAGCATCATCGGATCGTGCATCAGACATCGTTTTCAAGCGAAGCAAGTCCACCGCAACCCCTAGGAGAAACCGGTTCTTGGATGCTGATGATGGTGAAGACTTTAGCCCAAGAAAAAAACGAGGCTTTTGGTCCTTTCTttacttctcttcttcttcttctgcatcctcttcttcttcaaagcCCAGTGCTTCCAAGAGCGTGGACAAGAACTTCAGAGACAACCCCAAGATCACAACTttaacagcagcagcagcaacaacaaatGTTTCAGTGGGGAAGCAGAAGGAGAAGTGTCTGGGGTCCTCTCTGGGCAAGAAAACTGACATTGTGGAAGATGATGACAGTCCCAATAGTCAAGCCACCGCTTCAGCCTCGTCCTTTGAGCGTAAGGTTTCAAGATCCAGATCTGTTGGGTGTGGAAGCAGGAGCTTCTCCGGTGACTTCTTTGAGAGAATCTCCACTGGGTTTGGGGACTGCACTCTAAGGAGAGTGGAGTCCCAGCGGGAAGGCAAGCCCAAGGTCTCCACCTCGGCCGTGCACCGCGGCGGAGCTGGCGGCGAGCACCATCACTGCATGAAAGAGAGGGTCAAGTGCGGCGGCCTATTTGGTGGGTTTATGATAACTTCCTCATCTTCTTcgtcatcttcctcttcttatTGGGTGTCTTCTTCAGCTGAGGAAATGAACGGGAAGCAGCCTGGAGGGCCACTTGTGCATGGTCGGAGTAAGAGCTGGGGTTGGGCCTTTGCTAGTCCAATGAGAGCTTTCGGCAAGCCTTCCTCTAAAGATGGGAAGAGAGATATCATCAGAGAAGCTTCAGATAAGAATACTACCCCCAACTTGGCCGCCATTCCTTCCTTGCTGGCCGTGAGAGGCTAG